The following proteins are encoded in a genomic region of Deinococcus misasensis DSM 22328:
- a CDS encoding ATP-binding protein → MQEKPFLLEPGHPPGIRWRFFRLLFVLFCLGFVVLGAAEVQLLYRQNLDQYGQRALAISRMVASLPQVQDHLTQPDAVQVINPLVNRLRSRIEADFIVVGNRQGIRVAHPLPERIGQPMVGGDNDLPFSGKEIINTAQGSLGESIRGKVPVFDRQGAVIGVVSTGYLLPNLRGLTGQVALSLLPWFALSMLMALLGSWWVGGRIKAAMHQMEPEQIASLVDQYRTVLDAIEDAVLVIDRDQQVILMNPRAREHLKDPQSPSFLFEVWPEVCPLVNQHQCKNVPVGINNLPVLVTVYPMGEQHVITFRDQRDIMRVAEELTSVKRYTELLRAQTHEHQNQLQILAGLIHLGQEKEALQWIQKNHHEHDEIQEALQDLQFSRLKALLIGKYAYAREKNIQLVLEPGSFLGQQWEHTHADEILLVTGNLIENAIEAVAGRQGAEVRVFIGEDPLGLQIEVIDNGPGIPEEDRLRVFQRGHSTKGTGRGIGLALVQQHLEARGGSIHHDRKQQRTHFLANFPNPLEDDHAL, encoded by the coding sequence ATGCAGGAGAAACCTTTCCTTCTGGAGCCCGGACATCCACCCGGCATCCGCTGGAGGTTTTTCCGCTTGCTGTTCGTGCTGTTCTGCCTCGGGTTTGTGGTGCTGGGGGCGGCGGAAGTGCAACTGCTGTACCGCCAGAACCTCGACCAGTACGGCCAGAGGGCACTGGCCATTTCCAGAATGGTGGCCAGTTTGCCGCAAGTGCAAGACCACCTCACCCAGCCTGACGCGGTTCAGGTGATCAACCCTCTGGTGAACCGGTTGCGATCCCGCATCGAAGCGGATTTCATTGTGGTGGGAAACCGGCAAGGCATCCGGGTGGCCCATCCCCTTCCAGAGCGCATCGGTCAGCCGATGGTGGGTGGAGACAACGACTTGCCTTTCTCGGGGAAAGAAATCATCAACACCGCACAGGGCAGCCTCGGGGAGAGCATCCGGGGGAAGGTTCCGGTGTTTGACCGTCAGGGGGCGGTGATCGGGGTGGTGTCCACGGGATACCTGCTGCCCAATTTGCGCGGACTGACTGGACAGGTGGCGCTCAGTTTGCTGCCGTGGTTTGCCCTTTCCATGCTGATGGCCTTGCTGGGAAGCTGGTGGGTGGGTGGGCGCATCAAGGCTGCCATGCACCAGATGGAACCCGAGCAGATCGCCAGTCTGGTGGACCAGTACCGCACCGTGCTGGACGCCATCGAAGACGCCGTGCTGGTGATAGACCGGGACCAGCAGGTGATCCTGATGAATCCCAGAGCCCGTGAGCACCTGAAAGACCCCCAGAGCCCATCATTTCTTTTTGAGGTGTGGCCTGAAGTGTGCCCTCTGGTGAACCAGCACCAGTGCAAGAACGTTCCAGTGGGCATCAACAACCTGCCTGTGCTGGTGACGGTCTACCCGATGGGCGAACAGCACGTGATCACCTTCCGGGACCAGAGGGACATCATGCGGGTGGCCGAAGAACTGACCAGCGTGAAACGCTACACCGAACTCTTGCGCGCACAAACCCACGAGCACCAGAACCAACTGCAAATTCTGGCCGGCCTGATCCACCTCGGGCAGGAAAAAGAAGCCCTGCAATGGATTCAAAAAAACCACCATGAGCATGACGAAATTCAGGAAGCCCTGCAAGACCTGCAGTTTTCCAGACTCAAAGCCCTCTTGATCGGAAAATACGCCTACGCCCGAGAAAAAAACATTCAACTGGTGCTGGAACCGGGCAGTTTTCTGGGCCAACAATGGGAACACACCCACGCCGACGAAATCCTGCTGGTGACCGGAAACCTGATCGAAAACGCCATTGAAGCGGTGGCAGGCAGACAAGGGGCAGAAGTGCGGGTGTTCATCGGAGAGGACCCTCTGGGCCTGCAAATCGAAGTGATCGACAACGGACCCGGCATCCCCGAAGAGGACCGCCTGAGGGTGTTCCAGAGGGGCCACAGCACCAAAGGCACCGGACGGGGCATCGGGCTCGCTCTGGTGCAGCAACACCTTGAAGCCCGAGGAGGCAGCATCCACCATGACCGCAAACAGCAACGCACCCACTTTCTCGCCAACTTCCCAAACCCACTGGAGGACGACCATGCCCTATAA
- a CDS encoding response regulator: MPYKVVVVEDDPLVARINRDTIEKHPAFQVIGHADGYQSGLHIIQALKPELIVLDTYLPDGNGLELLKTIRQQNISTDVIMLTAASDLMGVQQALRDGILDYLIKPVQEKRLLQTLERFVERNKPMHSQLTQARLDQMLGVRQDGHLPKGIQAQTLQDIKILLEDVPAGLTVDEVSEQLSINRVTAWRYLEYLLELGDLGVNLQYGNVGRPSKRYRLRK, translated from the coding sequence ATGCCCTATAAAGTGGTGGTGGTGGAAGACGACCCTCTGGTGGCCCGCATCAACCGTGACACCATCGAAAAACACCCCGCGTTCCAGGTGATCGGGCATGCCGATGGGTACCAGAGTGGCCTGCACATCATTCAGGCCCTCAAACCAGAATTGATCGTTCTGGACACCTACCTGCCAGACGGCAACGGACTGGAACTGCTGAAAACCATCCGCCAGCAAAACATCTCCACGGACGTGATCATGCTGACCGCTGCCTCCGACCTGATGGGCGTGCAACAGGCTTTGCGGGACGGCATTCTGGACTACCTGATCAAACCCGTGCAGGAAAAACGCCTGCTGCAAACCCTTGAACGCTTTGTGGAACGCAACAAACCCATGCATTCCCAACTGACCCAAGCCCGACTGGACCAGATGCTCGGAGTGCGTCAGGACGGGCACCTGCCCAAAGGCATTCAGGCCCAGACCTTGCAGGACATCAAAATCCTGCTGGAAGATGTCCCAGCGGGCCTCACTGTAGACGAAGTCAGTGAGCAACTCTCCATCAACCGGGTCACGGCATGGCGTTATCTGGAGTACCTGCTGGAACTCGGGGACCTCGGGGTGAATTTGCAGTACGGAAATGTGGGGAGGCCCAGCAAAAGGTACCGACTCAGGAAGTGA
- a CDS encoding GNAT family N-acetyltransferase, translated as MPEYRDDRPISYADLLPLMKQTSWMESRTEEQVMSMLQHSLVVSVWEKDVLVGFGRALTDHVCRAFIEDIVIDEKHRHQGVGSTLMRHLLERLKDVEQIQLDCVEELVGFYGALGFERSSQPKMILRKAVPEQSQSSITS; from the coding sequence ATGCCAGAGTACCGTGATGACCGCCCGATTTCTTACGCAGATTTGCTGCCCCTCATGAAGCAAACCTCATGGATGGAAAGCCGCACCGAAGAGCAAGTGATGTCCATGCTCCAGCATTCTCTGGTGGTTTCGGTGTGGGAAAAGGATGTGCTGGTGGGTTTTGGCCGTGCACTTACCGACCATGTGTGTCGGGCTTTCATTGAAGACATCGTGATTGATGAAAAACACCGCCATCAAGGGGTGGGCAGCACCCTGATGCGCCACCTGCTGGAACGCTTGAAGGATGTTGAACAAATCCAGTTGGATTGCGTTGAAGAACTGGTTGGATTTTATGGGGCTCTGGGGTTTGAGCGGTCCAGTCAACCCAAAATGATTTTGCGGAAAGCTGTGCCAGAGCAAAGCCAATCAAGCATCACTTCCTGA